Part of the Anticarsia gemmatalis isolate Benzon Research Colony breed Stoneville strain chromosome 14, ilAntGemm2 primary, whole genome shotgun sequence genome, gagaaagattttttatttataatttaataaacaaaccaaAGTCTACATCACACTGTTTTTTTACTGTGTTCTTTGTGAGTATCATGTACATTTTGTGAGAAGACGATGAAAATATAATCTGCAATGTAGATGTGAGTTTTTTTGTTAGTGTCTTAATGCCTGTTTATTATgatctaaaacatttttatgataaagtgtgtgttaaataacaacaaagaaacatgattaaacatttattaattaatcagcTTTCTTTTGGCTTTTGGGCTTTTTGTTACGCTTCctctttttaaatttctttttggGTGGAGGTTTGTTGTCTTCATCATTCTCATCTTTGACTTCATCCCCATAACTGATTGTAACAAATGCCCCAGGTTTCCTCTTGACTGGAACTGTGATTTCTTCAGCATCATCTGATTCCTCATTATTTTCTTCACTGGCAGCTTTTTCTTCTTCATCCTCAATATCAGAGTTGTCCTCCTTTTTCACAAGATGGTTTTGTCGGTTTAGTGATACACATGTGACTCTACATGCAGCATTGCATGAATTTATTTCTACTAGTTTAGACTCATCTACTGACCAAACTTTTATTTCCCCTGCGCTTGACGCTGAGTACAATAACTCATTTTCATAATGTAATGACTTAACTCTCTGTTTGTGAGCTGGATAAGTGAGTGCTTTTGTATCAGATACAGTGAGTGTAATTATATTTCCATTCTCAAGTCCTATGTATAGCCTTTCATCTGTAAGCCATTGTACTGTTGTAGGTTTTGATGTGCATGTAATTCTCTTCTCTACTCCAGCCTTGCTTATGGTCCAGACATCTACTGTTTGCTGAGATACTAAAGAAAATCTATCCCCTCCTGGTGAAAATTTGATTTCTGTTGGCAATAATACACCTTTGCTGGCAAGGTTGATTGTGAAAGCTGGCCGGCCTTTTATCAAGTTCCATGTTCTTAGAGTTTTGTCACCACCAATACTGAGTGCCAATTTGTCTGATGGATGTACTGCTATGGCAGTTACTGGTTGACCTTAAAACAAGATAGTTTTTACTGATACATTggaaaatatacattacatagGTATATAGTGTCACTCTTGTTACCCAAGAGTGAAGGCAGAGGTATGAAGAAAACCCATATTTCACC contains:
- the LOC142978344 gene encoding p21-activated protein kinase-interacting protein 1-like, whose protein sequence is MDELIVGTYEGFLLGYSIRTEDKNMKLKQTFATHSHTASVRCISIGGKFLASGGTDDKVVVIDLKTRQEHTVLMNHDGTINSVAFTHNGTHLLTGSDDGSIIITRTGNWQIEKIWKKAHGGQPVTAIAVHPSDKLALSIGGDKTLRTWNLIKGRPAFTINLASKGVLLPTEIKFSPGGDRFSLVSQQTVDVWTISKAGVEKRITCTSKPTTVQWLTDERLYIGLENGNIITLTVSDTKALTYPAHKQRVKSLHYENELLYSASSAGEIKVWSVDESKLVEINSCNAACRVTCVSLNRQNHLVKKEDNSDIEDEEEKAASEENNEESDDAEEITVPVKRKPGAFVTISYGDEVKDENDEDNKPPPKKKFKKRKRNKKPKSQKKAD